A window of the Motacilla alba alba isolate MOTALB_02 chromosome 26, Motacilla_alba_V1.0_pri, whole genome shotgun sequence genome harbors these coding sequences:
- the RHOC gene encoding rho-related GTP-binding protein RhoC isoform X1 has product MMSFGKGAMAAIRKKLVIVGDGACGKTCLLIVFSKDQFPEVYVPTVFENYIADIEVDGKQVELALWDTAGQEDYDRLRPLSYPDTDVILMCFSIDSPDSLENIPEKWTPEVKHFCPNVPIILVGNKKDLRNDEHTRRELAKMKQEPVKPEEGRDMANRINAFGYLECSAKTKEGVREVFEMATRAGLQVRKNKRRRGCPLL; this is encoded by the exons ATGATGTCCTTTGGAAAAGGAG CCATGGCAGCCATCAGGAAGAAGCTGGTGATCGTGGGAGATGGTGCCTGCGGAAAGACGTGTCTGCTGATCGTGTTCAGCAAAGACCAGTTCCCCGAGGTCTACGTGCCCACCGTGTTTGAGAACTACATTGCTGACATAGAGGTGGATGGGAAGCAG GTTGAGCTGGCCCTGTGGGACACGGCGGGACAGGAGGACTATGACAGGCTGCGGCCCCTCTCGTACCCGGACACCGACGTCATCCTCATGTGCTTCTCCATCGACAGCCCGGACAGCCTCG AGAACATCCCTGAGAAGTGGACGCCGGAGGTGAAGCACTTCTGCCCCAACGTGCCCATCATCCTGGTGGGGAACAAGAAGGACCTGCGCAACGACGAGCACACGCGGCGGGAGCTGGCCAAGATGAAGCAG GAGCCGGTGAAGCCAGAGGAGGGGAGGGACATGGCCAACAGGATCAACGCCTTTGGCTACCTCGAGTGCTCGGCCAAGACGAAGGAGGGGGTGCGGGAGGTGTTCGAGATGGCCACCCGTGCTGGCCTGCAGGTCCGGAAGAACAAGAGGCGCAGAGGCTGCcctctgctgtga
- the RHOC gene encoding rho-related GTP-binding protein RhoC isoform X2 has protein sequence MAAIRKKLVIVGDGACGKTCLLIVFSKDQFPEVYVPTVFENYIADIEVDGKQVELALWDTAGQEDYDRLRPLSYPDTDVILMCFSIDSPDSLENIPEKWTPEVKHFCPNVPIILVGNKKDLRNDEHTRRELAKMKQEPVKPEEGRDMANRINAFGYLECSAKTKEGVREVFEMATRAGLQVRKNKRRRGCPLL, from the exons ATGGCAGCCATCAGGAAGAAGCTGGTGATCGTGGGAGATGGTGCCTGCGGAAAGACGTGTCTGCTGATCGTGTTCAGCAAAGACCAGTTCCCCGAGGTCTACGTGCCCACCGTGTTTGAGAACTACATTGCTGACATAGAGGTGGATGGGAAGCAG GTTGAGCTGGCCCTGTGGGACACGGCGGGACAGGAGGACTATGACAGGCTGCGGCCCCTCTCGTACCCGGACACCGACGTCATCCTCATGTGCTTCTCCATCGACAGCCCGGACAGCCTCG AGAACATCCCTGAGAAGTGGACGCCGGAGGTGAAGCACTTCTGCCCCAACGTGCCCATCATCCTGGTGGGGAACAAGAAGGACCTGCGCAACGACGAGCACACGCGGCGGGAGCTGGCCAAGATGAAGCAG GAGCCGGTGAAGCCAGAGGAGGGGAGGGACATGGCCAACAGGATCAACGCCTTTGGCTACCTCGAGTGCTCGGCCAAGACGAAGGAGGGGGTGCGGGAGGTGTTCGAGATGGCCACCCGTGCTGGCCTGCAGGTCCGGAAGAACAAGAGGCGCAGAGGCTGCcctctgctgtga
- the PPM1J gene encoding LOW QUALITY PROTEIN: protein phosphatase 1J (The sequence of the model RefSeq protein was modified relative to this genomic sequence to represent the inferred CDS: inserted 1 base in 1 codon; deleted 1 base in 1 codon), giving the protein MLLRVRAAVAQLAAGLGAGPGAQPPAEARGGGAGAGAARGSPPPAAFCRPAFLQLTPEELRRADDHTGRAVQSPRDGRRRLPWSTGYAEVINAGKSQHNEDQACCEVVFVEQRPSPRGWLSSRDGSGELDGGRKGFYFHYWALFDGHAGSGAAVMASERLHLHICEQLRDLVEILQDPSPPPICLPHDAQTGAADPNQTSCAEERGELLNDAVPRFHLEKAVSHESLVIGAIENAFKHMDEQIERERASQHLAGGCCALAAIYLMGKFYVANAGDSRAIIIRNGEIIPMSREFTPETERQRLQFLALLRPELLGKEFTHLEFPRRIQPKELGKKMLYRDQNMNGWAYKXIEEDDLKFPLIFGEGKKARMMATIGVTRGLGDHDLKVFSSNIHIKPFLSCFPEVRVYDLTQYEHAPDDVLVLGTDGLWDVTNDQEVAGVVMEVLTSYEPNDPCRYTMVAQELVVRSRGVLKERGWRLANDKLGSGDDISVFVIPLGGPGNYT; this is encoded by the exons atgctgctgcgGGTGCGCGCCGCCGTGGCGCAGCtggcggcggggctgggcgcggggccgggcgcgcaGCCCCCCGCAGAagcccggggcggcggggccggagccggggccgcTCGGGGATCGCCGCCGCCAGCCGCCTTCTGCCGGCCGGCCTTCCTGCAGCTGACCCCCGAGGAGCTGCGCCGCGCCGACGACCACACGGGGCGGGCGGTGCAGAGCCCCCGCGACGGGCGCCGCCGCCTGCCCTGGAGCACGGGATACGCAGA GGTGATAAATGCAGGGAAGAGCCAGCACAATGAGGACCAGGCATGCTGTGAGGTGGTGTTTGTGGAGCAGAGGCCCAGCCCGAGGGGCTGGCTGTCATCCAGGGACGGCAGTGGAGAGCTGGATGGG ggcaggaaaggTTTCTATTTCCACTACTGGGCCCTGTTTGACGGCCACGCAGGCAGCGGTGCTGCTGTCATGGCATCCGAGAGGCTCCACCTGCACATCTGTGAGCAGCTCCGGGACCTCGTGGAGATCCTGCAggacccctccccacctcccatCTGCCTCCCGCACGACGCGCAGACCGGTGCCGCGGATCCAAACCAGACGTCCTGTGCAGAGGAGCGTGGGGAGCTCCTGAATGATGCTGTGCCACGGTTTCACCTGGAGAAAGCAGTGTCCCATGAGAGCCTGGTGATCGGTGCCATTGAGAATGCCTTCAAGCACATG GACGAGCAGATCGAGCGCGAGCGGGCGTCCCAGCACCTggctggggggtgctgtgccctggctgccaTCTACCTCATGGGCAAGTTCTACGTGGCCAACGCTGGGGACAGCAG GGCCATTATCATCCGTAATGGGGAAATCATTCCAATGTCCAGGGAGTTTACTCCAGAGACAGagaggcagaggctgcagttTTTA GCATTGCTAAGGCCcgagctgctggggaaggagttCACCCACCTGGAGTTCCCCCGCAGGATCCAGCCCAAGGAGCTGGGCAAGAAGATGCTCTACAGGGACCAGAACATGAATGGCTG GGCTTACA AGATAGAAGAGGATGACCTGAAGTTTCCACTTATCTTTGGGGAAGGCAAAAAG GCTCGGATGATGGCCACAATTGGGGTCACGAGAGGCCTGGGAGACCACGACCTCAAGGTGTTCAGCTCCAACATCCACATCAAGCCCTTCCTGTCCTGCTTCCCAGAG GTCCGGGTTTATGACCTCACGCAGTACGAGCAC GCCCCTGACGATGTTCTGGTGCTGGGCACCGACGGGCTCTGGGATGTCACCAATGACCAGGAGGTGGCTGGTGTGGTGATGGAGGTGCTGACGAGCTATGAGCCCAACGACCCGTGCAG GTACACCATGGTGGCCCAGGAGCTGGTGGTGCGGTCACGGGGGGTGCTGAAGGAGCGTGGCTGGCGGCTGGCCAACGACAAGCTGGGCTCTGGTGATGACATCTCTGTTTTTGTGATCCCCCTGGGTGGCCCTGGCAACTACACGTGA